Proteins encoded within one genomic window of Stigmatella erecta:
- a CDS encoding class I SAM-dependent methyltransferase gives MSQNIYDDPGFFEGYSQLARSLKGLAGAPEWPSLRALLPNVQGLQIADLGCGFGGFCRWAREHGAAHVLGLDVSGKMLARAKAETSEGAITYQQADLEHLALPEGAFELAFSSLALHYVEDLSRLLATVHRGLVPGGRFVFSTEHPIFMASRQPAWMRGPEGHRTWPVDSYQLEGKRTTRWLADGVVKYHRTLGTTLNTLIRQGFTLRHVEEWGPSSAQLAAHPELAEEQDRPMFLLVSAQR, from the coding sequence ATGAGCCAGAACATCTACGATGATCCAGGCTTCTTCGAAGGCTACAGCCAGCTCGCGCGCTCCCTGAAAGGCCTCGCCGGCGCCCCGGAGTGGCCGTCACTCCGGGCGCTGCTCCCCAACGTCCAGGGCCTCCAGATCGCCGACCTCGGGTGCGGCTTCGGCGGGTTTTGCCGCTGGGCCCGGGAGCACGGCGCCGCCCACGTGCTCGGCTTGGATGTGTCCGGGAAGATGCTCGCCCGCGCGAAGGCCGAGACCTCGGAGGGCGCCATCACCTACCAGCAGGCCGACCTGGAGCACCTGGCGCTTCCGGAAGGCGCCTTCGAGCTCGCCTTCAGCTCGCTGGCCCTGCACTACGTCGAGGACCTCTCGCGGCTCCTCGCCACCGTTCACCGGGGGCTGGTGCCAGGCGGACGTTTTGTCTTCTCCACCGAGCACCCCATCTTCATGGCCTCGCGCCAGCCGGCCTGGATGCGCGGCCCCGAGGGGCACCGCACGTGGCCCGTCGACAGCTATCAGCTCGAGGGGAAGCGCACGACGCGCTGGCTGGCGGACGGGGTGGTCAAGTACCACCGGACGCTCGGGACCACGCTGAACACGCTCATCCGGCAGGGCTTCACCCTGCGGCACGTCGAGGAGTGGGGCCCATCCAGCGCGCAGCTCGCGGCCCACCCCGAACTGGCCGAGGAGCAGGACCGGCCCATGTTCCTGTTGGTCTCCGCGCAGCGATAG
- a CDS encoding MFS transporter has translation MGQEDGGLRAQRALWADPGWRRWVLASLFPRLGGAMMPFALLLVGEAALGSFASGAWMTSAYAVGAAVASPFRGRQMDRRSLPGALRTPLLLQALLCGAMALAGTVRAPLPVLLGLSLLLGVIPAGVAGAYRALLPSLLPPARLAPAFAIDAVLIEVAWIGGPPLVGALALVHPALSLGVIGAGALVALGINRWLPPRAPPPPSTLPGDRVSLRPLLRGMPLRVYVSVVACGVGWGSVDTALPARLVELGSRAELWGGLSALLSVTSAVGGLVHAGLLRPSSPQRALGRALVFLSLWGGLLLPTVWMDSVLGLGVWLAAAGLFLAPLVGLLTYLLQQALPSDRQAEGFALYGACWALGIGVGSALTALLLRHASAQLALVPTGAVPLLAAGAVVLLTRAQPRPPPVP, from the coding sequence ATGGGGCAGGAGGACGGTGGGCTGCGGGCCCAACGCGCGCTGTGGGCGGATCCGGGCTGGCGCCGCTGGGTGCTGGCCTCGCTCTTCCCCCGGCTGGGCGGGGCGATGATGCCCTTCGCGCTGCTGCTGGTGGGCGAGGCGGCCCTGGGCTCCTTCGCCTCGGGCGCCTGGATGACGAGCGCCTACGCGGTGGGCGCCGCCGTGGCCTCGCCCTTCCGTGGACGGCAGATGGACCGGCGCTCCCTGCCGGGCGCCCTGCGCACCCCGCTGCTGCTGCAGGCCCTCCTGTGCGGGGCGATGGCCCTGGCGGGCACCGTGCGTGCCCCCCTGCCCGTGTTGCTGGGGCTCTCGCTGCTGCTGGGGGTCATCCCCGCGGGCGTCGCGGGCGCCTACCGCGCGCTGCTGCCCTCGCTGCTGCCTCCGGCCCGGCTGGCGCCAGCCTTCGCCATCGACGCGGTGCTCATCGAGGTGGCGTGGATCGGCGGGCCGCCGCTCGTGGGCGCCCTGGCCCTGGTGCACCCGGCGCTCTCCCTGGGCGTCATCGGCGCCGGGGCGCTGGTGGCGCTGGGCATCAACCGCTGGCTGCCCCCGCGCGCGCCGCCGCCCCCCTCCACCCTGCCCGGAGACCGCGTGTCGCTGCGGCCCCTGCTGCGGGGGATGCCCCTGCGCGTCTACGTGAGCGTGGTGGCGTGCGGGGTGGGCTGGGGCTCGGTGGACACGGCCCTGCCGGCCCGGCTGGTGGAGCTGGGCTCCCGCGCGGAGCTGTGGGGCGGCCTCTCGGCCCTGCTGTCCGTCACGAGCGCCGTGGGAGGGCTGGTGCACGCGGGCCTCTTGAGGCCCTCCTCCCCGCAGCGAGCCCTCGGCAGGGCCCTGGTCTTCCTCTCGCTGTGGGGGGGCTTGCTGCTGCCCACCGTGTGGATGGACAGCGTCCTGGGGCTGGGGGTCTGGCTGGCGGCGGCCGGGCTCTTCCTGGCCCCGCTGGTGGGACTGCTCACCTACCTGCTTCAACAAGCCTTGCCCTCGGACCGGCAGGCCGAGGGCTTCGCGCTGTACGGGGCGTGCTGGGCGCTCGGCATCGGCGTGGGCAGCGCGCTCACGGCCCTGCTCCTGCGGCACGCCAGCGCCCAGCTGGCGCTGGTCCCCACGGGAGCGGTGCCCCTGCTGGCGGCCGGGGCCGTGGTGCTGCTCACGCGCGCCCAGCCACGCCCTCCGCCCGTGCCCTGA